The Elgaria multicarinata webbii isolate HBS135686 ecotype San Diego chromosome 1, rElgMul1.1.pri, whole genome shotgun sequence genome has a window encoding:
- the LOC134394937 gene encoding nuclear cap-binding protein subunit 2-like, translating to MSGILSTTLSGLNSDSYCEISWYRDQHFKGDHYLQEKALKYSCLLYVGNLSFYTTEEQIQELFSKCGDVKRIVMGLDKVKKTPCGFCFVEYYTRAEAEHSVRFINGTRLDDWITRTVWDAGFKEGRQFGCGKTGGQV from the coding sequence ATGTCGGGGATCCTGAGCACGACGTTGAGTGGCCTCAATAGCGACTCATATTGCGAGATCAGCTGGTATCGGGACCAGCACTTCAAGGGGGACCATTACCTGCAAGAGAAAGCCCTGAAGTACTCCTGCTTACTTTATGTGGGTAATCTGTCCTTCTACACCACAGAGGAGCAGATCCAAGAACTCTTCTCTAAGTGTGGGGATGTCAAACGTATAGTCATGGGGCTGGACAAAGTGAAGAAAACCCCCTGTGGCTTCTGCTTTGTGGAATACTACACAAGAGCAGAAGCGGAGCATTCTGTGCGGTTCATCAATGGAACCCGACTGGACGACTGGATCACCCGTACAGTTTGGGATGCAGGGTTCAAAGAGGGGCGGCAGTTTGGCTGTGGAAAGACAGGGGGCCAGGTATGA